One window of Salmo salar chromosome ssa11, Ssal_v3.1, whole genome shotgun sequence genomic DNA carries:
- the LOC106563102 gene encoding septin-5-like encodes MRMRRPNRRAWNSRRAFQYAVIDSNMAVETRGQEVRGRLYPRGIVEVENQCHCDFVKLRTMLIRSSASQSHLKDISCDCHYENYRAPCRQTMTSKMNTDNRVESPIPIPPLSTPDMETEKLIKMKDEGLRRMQEMLQKMQHEQDL; translated from the exons ATGAGGATGAGAAGGCCAAACAGAAGGGCATGGAACTCAAG gagagCATTCCAATATGCTGTGATCGACAGTAACATGGCGGTGGAGACCAGAGGTCAGGAAGTCCGAGGGAGACTCTATCCCCGGGGTATCGTAGAAG TGGAGAACCAGTGTCATTGTGACTTTGTGAAGCTGAGGACCATGCTGATCAGGTCCTCAGCTTCACAAAGTCACCTGAAGGACATCTCCTGTGACTGCCACTATGAGAACTACAGGGCACCGTGCAGACAGACCATGACCAG TAAAATGAATACAGATAACCGTGTGGAGAGCCCGATCCCCATCCCGCCCTTGTCCACCCCCGACATGGAGACAGAGAAATTAATCAAGATGAAGGACGAGGGG ttgAGGAGGATGCAGGAGATGCTTCAGAAGATGCAACATGAGCAGGACCTGTGA
- the LOC123725102 gene encoding GTPase IMAP family member 8-like has product MEEKSESNYEREASRKSVEEHLELLSERVWGYTIVLFTCGEGLGDTTTIEQHIENEGKALQWLIENRGSRYYVFDSKGKATDTEVPELLEKIEEMVAGNNGSHFEVEGAVLQNTEEKRRGVVERSEERRLKTQKERKKLNALLKEETHILTKLRILLLGWVFVGKSAAGNAILNKFEAGRKTVKSTQQSGKVGGRQVTVMDTPGWWKFFPAEFTSPSVKSEILKGVSLCCPFPNAVLLMIPVDTTFTEEQRKVTQDNMKLLGEGVWRHTIVVFTLGGMSGRHNY; this is encoded by the exons ATGGAGGAAAAGTCTGAATCCAACTATGAAAGAG AAGCAAGCAGGAAATCAGTAGAGGAACACCTGGAACTTCTCAGTGAGAGAGTCTGGGGTTACACTATTGTGCTGTTCACCTGTGGGGAAGGTCTGGGAGACACAACAACCATTGAGCAGCACATTGAGAATGAAGGGAAGGCACTCCAGTGGCTCATTGAGAACCGTGGGAGCAGGTACTACGTCTTCGACAGTAAGGGTAAAGCCACTGACACTGAGGTCCCAGAGCTGCTGGAGAAGATAGAGGAGATGGTGGCAGGGAACAATGGGAGCCATTTTGAAGTTGAGGGTGCAGTGTTGCAGAACactgaggagaagagaaggggagtgGTGGAGAGATCGGAAGAAAGACGTCTGAAAACACAGAAGGAAAGGAAGAAACTAAATGCACTTCTGAAAG AGGAGACCCACATCCTAACCAAACTGCGAATCCTACTGCTGGGGTGGGTCTTTGTTGGTAAAAGTGCTGCTGGAAACGCCATCTTGAACAAGTTTGAGGCTGGAAGGAAAACCGTAAAATCTACACAACAGTCGGGTAAGGTTGGGGGGAGGCAAGTCACTGTCATGGACACACCCGGATGGTGGAAATTCTTTCCGGCCGAGTTCACTTCTCCCTCGGTGAAGTCAGAAATCCTGAAGGGTGTTTCTCTTTGTTGTCCGTTTCCCAATGCTGTCCTCCTGATGATTCCTGTAGACACAACGTTTACTGAGGAACAGAGGAAGGTGACACAGGACAACATGAAGCTGCTAGGCGAGGGAGTCTGGAGACACACTATAGTGGTCTTTACCCTGGGGGGCATGTCTGGGAGACACAACTATTGA